The following DNA comes from Candidatus Woesearchaeota archaeon.
AAATATGCCCAGCCTTGCTCCTGCATCAAGCCAGCCGTGCGCATAGTTCAGGCAGGCGAAAGCATTGACATAATCGCCTTTAGAAAAAAAATGCCTGGCATCAGAAAGGTAACGCCCTATCATGTCCAGAAAATCATCCCTCTGCCTTGTCATGCCGGTCTTATTCCCGGAGCCCTTTGCCTTATTATAGGCAGCGGACGTAACCGAAAAATACCTATCTAGTTTTTCCCTGCTCAGACTCTTCATCTTTCCTGCTCATGGACTTGGGCATAGGCCTCTTTATAGCTATAGGGATGACTCCTTCTTCATATTCTCTCTTTGCTATCTCCACAGGATTGTACCTCATCTCCTCTAAATCCTGCTCTTTAAGCTTAATCAGGAAAGGAGCTCCCATGCTTATCTGCAGGGCTCTCGAGCCTATGATTCTTGCCTGCTCATATTTTGTATCAGCCATTTTTTCACCCTAAAGCCTGCCTTAGCAGCTTGGACTTCTCTATGCCTATGTCAATCATCCTGCTTACGTCGTCCTCTGATATAGTATATTCCCCGCCTTTCTGCAATGCGCATATTGTCCCGTCTTTCGTGGTCGTGACCGTAAGCCTAGAATCAATGACTTTCTCCTCGGAGAGCGTCGGATCGACAATGAAGTGCTTCCCCACTTTAGATACTGTTACTGCGATTGGCTCCTTGTTCAGCTCCAGCCCATTGTCTGTCTTTTTCTTGTAGTCTATTTTCTCCCCGTCATATTCCGGAAATCTCATATCCTGGAGAGCAGCCAGCACGGCAAGCGCAGAAGCATCGATAAGGTTGCCATCATCATTAAGCACGACAATATCTATGAGCAGGATCCATGCCTTTTCAGCCTGCTTTATGCACAGCTTCTTGAAATCAACAGCCTTGCTTTCCCTTATCCCACGGTCAACCACCCTTGCCAGCTCTATGGCCTGTATCGTAGGCGGGCCCGACTCAAATTCGGGATTGGAAAGGGGTATAAGCTCTGCTCCCACCATAATTGTGCCTTCATCCGGCCTGTCAGGATAGGGCTCGCTAATCTCGACTTTAACTCCTGCAAGCACTTCAGTATCGCCTATGCTTACTTTGGAGCTGCCCTCTGCAGTATTTGATATCCCTTTTTCTACTTTCACCGGCTTTCTTATCTCCAGTATGTTTGCTCTGCCGTCGAGCCTTCTTCCTGCATCAAGAATCTTCAATAAGTGTGACTTAATCCCCTTATGCATTTTGACCACCCTCGTATTTGGCTTTCAGGGCCTTTCTCTGCACTTCATGGATTTGCTCCATGGATTTCTTTCCCATCTCAACGACCTTAAGGAGCATATCCTTGCTTATCTCGCCGTCCATCTGCAGGAGGGAAATTTCTTTTGTGCGGTTTGTCATAGCCAAAGGTATGTCTGCCACAGGCCCGTCTTCATAAGCCTCTTCGAAATAATCAAGGTCTACAAGGAGCATATCCCCGACCCTTCCGACAGAAACCGCGCTTACAAGGTCTTTCATCAGTATCCCTGCATCAGCCAAAGCCATGGATGCCGCGCATATGCCTGCGCATCTTGAGCCTGCTTCTGTCTGCGGCAGCTCGATGAAAACATCCACAACTGAATTGGGAAACTCATCAAGGCTTATCACAGGCTGCAAGGCCTTGTCTGTTACCATTGATATTTCTTTTGCCCTCCTGTTCTGGCCGGGCCTTACCCTGTTGCCCGATCCTGAAAAAGGCATCATGTTGTAATTGCACCTTAGCAGGCCTTTGCTTGGGTCCTGCAAGAATTTAGGGTATAGATTTCTCGGGCCGTACACAGCAGCATATCCCCATGTATTGCCTATCTTAAAATAAGCAGAGCCTTCAGCATTCTTTATCACTCCTACCTTTGCTTCCATATGCCTGAGCTCTTCAGGCTTTCTCCCGTCATGCCTCTCATCATAGCTCATTTTCTCTCACCCTGAATTTCTATCTTATTGCCTGTCTTCTCTTCGAGGAATGCCTTTATCCTGTTGGTCAGGCCGGAGATATGCGATTCCCTCTCAATCTTTTTTATAGCATCCATCGCGATAAACTCGCTTTCAACATCCCCCTGCAGCCAAACCAATCCGTTCTGGCCGACTGTTATCCTGCATCCTGTGGCATTCTTTATCATGGTTACCATGCTGCCTCTCTTGCCTATTATCCTGGGCACTTTATTGGTGTTAACCTTGAATATCCTGCCCTCGTTAAGCTTCTTCAGGCCCCTTTCTCTCATAGTAACATCTATTAAGTTCTGGCTTGTCACATTTGTTATCTTGCATACGATATAGTCGTCCAGGTTATAATACTTCGTAAGGTCTTCTCCCTTGGGAATGTAATCGCTGGTGGCATCTTTTACAGACAGCATGGCAGTATATGCACAATTTATGTCAAGCCTCCACGACCCCATGGTTATATCGATAACCTTCCCTATTATTGTGTCGCCTGGCTTTGGTATGTAAACCCCTGACAGGGGAATGACTTTTATTGTCCTGCCGTCTATATACAAAACGCCCAGCCTGGAGGAATAAATATTGTCCTCATCCCTGTAAGAGCCGCTGCCGGGCAGGTTATCCATGCCCTTAGCCAGCAATTCTCCCGGTACAACTATCGATTTTGCTTCCGCTAAAATGTCTCCCATTTAATTCACCTATTTCTTCTTCTTTTTCAGCGCAGCTTCCAGCTCTTCCTTGGAATATTTCTTAAACTGCTTATCCTTGATTGTGATGAATGCTGCGTCTATACTTTCTATATTAAAATTCTCACCAAGCACTTTTCTGAGCGCCCTTATTGCGAGGGAAAGCCCTTCATTTACACTGATATCTTCCTTGTATTCCTTTTTAAGGATTTCCTCAACCTCTACCTCCCCTTCGCCTATTACCGAAGCCCTGTATTCGAAATAAATGCCTGTCGGGTCAGTTTCAAATAATTTTGCCGTAGAGTCATCTATGCCACCCACAAGTATAGACACGCCGAAAGGCCTCAAGCCGCCGCTCTGCGTGCATATCTGCTTCAGGTTGCACATGTCCTTCACGACGCTTAATGTGTCTATTTCCGAGCCGTAAGTGACCTGATGTTGCTGCGCTTTCATCTGCGCCCTCTCTATAAGCACTCTTGCATCTGAAAGTATTCCTGAAGCTGTAGCCATTATATGGTCGTCGACCTTCCATATCTTCTCAAGGGATTCAGATACAATAAGATTATCAACAACCCTCTTATCAGTAACAAACAAGATCCCGTCCTTGCAGGTTAGTCCTATAGCAGTGCTTCCCTGCCTGACTGTTTTCTTGGCATATTCAACCTGCAATAGCCTTCCATCTGGAGAAAACATCGTTATTGCCCTGTCATAACCCATCATTTGATGCTGCATTGGCTGCATTGTTAACACCTCATAGTTTTTATTTTGTCAAAAACTTATTCTTTGCTTTCTTTAATATTCCGCTTTTTCCTATAGTATGGTAAGCTGCTCTCCTGCCCTTAATATTGGTTATCATGACAAGGGAAGCGACAACAGGCTCTACTGCCTTATTCGCGACCCTTATTATTCCCCTGTTTTTTTCTGGCATGTAAGCATTGCTTATAAATTTTATTTTTGCCTTTGCCAGACCGAATTCTCCTATGTATTTCCTGCATGCGTCTGTTATTGCATAGCTAACATCATGTGCATTGAACTTGTGCTCTGAAACAAATTCAAACACAATATACCTCTTCTTTTCCCTTAAACTCGGCCTTAAGGGCTTGGTTTTAGCTCGCATCGTTAAAACACTGAGAAAAGAGCTCACTCATTTCTCTCTCTGGCAAAAAAGAATACTTTATGATATATAAAGCTTACGATGGCGTGATGTAAAGCCTGTAAAGATAGCTGAATGAAACAAAGAATACTTCATTATTAGAAAAAGCAAGGAATCACCCGCATTTTGTAGCTGTTTCATATAACCTGGAGCTTTCCTTCCTGCCTTTCCTGAAATTATCAAGCGCAACTCCCATAAGCTTTTTGCCTAAGGGGGTAGGGTAATACCTATTAAGGCATGCCATGCAGAGGTCTTTCCTGGGAAGGCCTATGCTTCGCACCAGGCCGGGTATTGACTGGTAAATGACAGAATCAGCTCCCAGATGCTTTGCCATCTTTTCAGCAGATTTCTGAGGCATCTCGTCATAGGGCTCTTTCATGAATTTGGGCGCGATCAGCTCTGTGACAGTGCTCATGTCTATGCCATAGAAGCAAGGCCCCATTATGGGCGGGCAGCTCACTCTTACATGGACTTCCTTAGCGCCGCCGTCTTCTTTCAGGCTCTGCACCAGCTGCTCTGTCGTAGCTCCCCTCACGATGCTGTCATCAACCAACAGAACTTTTTTTCCCTTGAGCACTTCCCTCACCATAGTGTACTTATTCTGCACTTTATCTTTCCTGCTGCTTCCCTCGATAAAAGTCCTTCCCACAAACCTGTTTCTTATCAGGCCTTCCCTTGTCGGCACGCCCAGCTCATAGGCAAAAGAGTCTCCTGCAGCTTTCGCGCTGTCAGGAACAGGAACTGCAATATGGTCTTTGGTAATCTTCTCTGTCTCTAATTTTGCAAGCTCCCTCCCTAAATTCGTACGTGCAATATAAACTGACTTGCCGTCAAGAACTGAGCTGACATTAGAAAAATATACCCACTCAAACATGCAATGCGCTTTCCTGGGGCATTTTGCACATCTTTTAATGCTTATATTGTCATCTTCTACAGATATCATCTTTCCAGGCTCTAAAGACTTGAAATTTTCATAGCCGCAGTTAACCAGGGCATTGCTTTCAGACGCAACTAAGAGGCTGCCGTCCTTGACAGCATAACTTAACGGCCTGAACCCAAGAGGATCCCTCAGAGCAGCTAAGCTGCCTCTTGCATTAAGGAATGCTATATTATAAGCACCTTCAAATTTCTTGGTTAAATTGCTGAATACATTTTTAAGGTCAGGCCTCCTGCTGCCGGCCAGCTCACGTGCAATATAATGCATGAGTATCTCTGTATCGTTCTCCAGTATGAAATGATACTCTGCTTTCTTTTCGAGAGTTTCCTTCAGCTTTGTATAATTGACAAGATTTCCGTTAAAGCAGAAAGAAAACCATTTCCAGAGCCTGCCGTGATGCCTTTCGAATGGCTGTGCATATATCCTTTCGTCCTTGCCGAAGGTGGCATACCTCACGTGGCCTATTCCTTTCTTGCCTGCGTATTTCCTGAATAACTGGATGCTTTTGTCTTTCCTGCTTGTCCTGAATACCTCATTGACTGTGCCTATGTTCTTATATGTGTCAAGCATCTGCCTCCTGCCCTTATTGAATGTGGAGATTCCCGCACTGAGCTGCCCCCTGTTCTGCAGGTTCAGGAGCAATTTGTATAGGTAGAACAAA
Coding sequences within:
- a CDS encoding DUF357 domain-containing protein, with the translated sequence MKSLSREKLDRYFSVTSAAYNKAKGSGNKTGMTRQRDDFLDMIGRYLSDARHFFSKGDYVNAFACLNYAHGWLDAGARLGIFDVNDSSLFTVDE
- a CDS encoding DNA-directed RNA polymerase subunit K gives rise to the protein MADTKYEQARIIGSRALQISMGAPFLIKLKEQDLEEMRYNPVEIAKREYEEGVIPIAIKRPMPKSMSRKDEESEQGKTR
- a CDS encoding exosome complex protein Rrp42, producing the protein MHKGIKSHLLKILDAGRRLDGRANILEIRKPVKVEKGISNTAEGSSKVSIGDTEVLAGVKVEISEPYPDRPDEGTIMVGAELIPLSNPEFESGPPTIQAIELARVVDRGIRESKAVDFKKLCIKQAEKAWILLIDIVVLNDDGNLIDASALAVLAALQDMRFPEYDGEKIDYKKKTDNGLELNKEPIAVTVSKVGKHFIVDPTLSEEKVIDSRLTVTTTKDGTICALQKGGEYTISEDDVSRMIDIGIEKSKLLRQALG
- a CDS encoding exosome complex exonuclease Rrp41, yielding MSYDERHDGRKPEELRHMEAKVGVIKNAEGSAYFKIGNTWGYAAVYGPRNLYPKFLQDPSKGLLRCNYNMMPFSGSGNRVRPGQNRRAKEISMVTDKALQPVISLDEFPNSVVDVFIELPQTEAGSRCAGICAASMALADAGILMKDLVSAVSVGRVGDMLLVDLDYFEEAYEDGPVADIPLAMTNRTKEISLLQMDGEISKDMLLKVVEMGKKSMEQIHEVQRKALKAKYEGGQNA
- a CDS encoding RNA-binding protein; the encoded protein is MGDILAEAKSIVVPGELLAKGMDNLPGSGSYRDEDNIYSSRLGVLYIDGRTIKVIPLSGVYIPKPGDTIIGKVIDITMGSWRLDINCAYTAMLSVKDATSDYIPKGEDLTKYYNLDDYIVCKITNVTSQNLIDVTMRERGLKKLNEGRIFKVNTNKVPRIIGKRGSMVTMIKNATGCRITVGQNGLVWLQGDVESEFIAMDAIKKIERESHISGLTNRIKAFLEEKTGNKIEIQGERK
- the psmA gene encoding archaeal proteasome endopeptidase complex subunit alpha, which produces MQHQMMGYDRAITMFSPDGRLLQVEYAKKTVRQGSTAIGLTCKDGILFVTDKRVVDNLIVSESLEKIWKVDDHIMATASGILSDARVLIERAQMKAQQHQVTYGSEIDTLSVVKDMCNLKQICTQSGGLRPFGVSILVGGIDDSTAKLFETDPTGIYFEYRASVIGEGEVEVEEILKKEYKEDISVNEGLSLAIRALRKVLGENFNIESIDAAFITIKDKQFKKYSKEELEAALKKKKK
- a CDS encoding ribonuclease P protein component 2 (Part of ribonuclease P, a protein complex which generates mature tRNA molecules by cleaving their 5'ends; Archaeal RNase P has multiple protein subunits homologous to eukaryotic nuclear RNase P proteins); translated protein: MRAKTKPLRPSLREKKRYIVFEFVSEHKFNAHDVSYAITDACRKYIGEFGLAKAKIKFISNAYMPEKNRGIIRVANKAVEPVVASLVMITNIKGRRAAYHTIGKSGILKKAKNKFLTK
- a CDS encoding amidophosphoribosyltransferase, whose amino-acid sequence is MPQEVHDECGVAAVYLKDGSKAENKALFYLYKLLLNLQNRGQLSAGISTFNKGRRQMLDTYKNIGTVNEVFRTSRKDKSIQLFRKYAGKKGIGHVRYATFGKDERIYAQPFERHHGRLWKWFSFCFNGNLVNYTKLKETLEKKAEYHFILENDTEILMHYIARELAGSRRPDLKNVFSNLTKKFEGAYNIAFLNARGSLAALRDPLGFRPLSYAVKDGSLLVASESNALVNCGYENFKSLEPGKMISVEDDNISIKRCAKCPRKAHCMFEWVYFSNVSSVLDGKSVYIARTNLGRELAKLETEKITKDHIAVPVPDSAKAAGDSFAYELGVPTREGLIRNRFVGRTFIEGSSRKDKVQNKYTMVREVLKGKKVLLVDDSIVRGATTEQLVQSLKEDGGAKEVHVRVSCPPIMGPCFYGIDMSTVTELIAPKFMKEPYDEMPQKSAEKMAKHLGADSVIYQSIPGLVRSIGLPRKDLCMACLNRYYPTPLGKKLMGVALDNFRKGRKESSRLYETATKCG